TCTGGCGCGCCACAAAAAAATATTGTGCACGCCTCCAACCGCCGAGTTTGTGCAACAACGCATCAAACCCACCCACTACCAGCCTGTCGAATTCGGCCAGGAATTATCGGTAGGCGATTATAAAATTTCGCTGCATCCTGCAGGACACATTTTAGGCTCGGCGCAGATTAAAATCCAAAAAAACGGGATTTCTCTGCTTTACACCGGCGATTTTCGGCTGCACCCTTCCAGAACCGTGGAACCGTTTGAATATGTGCAAGCCGATGTGCTGATTATGGAAACGACCTTTGGCCAGGCTCGCTACCGGATGCCTTCCCGCGAAGAGGTGGAAGATCGCCTGATTGACCGCTGTAAAACCCTGCTGGCTAAGAACAAAACGCCCATCATCTTTGCCTATTCACTGGGAAAGGGGCAGGAGGCGCTCAAGATTTTGACCGATGCCCAAATTCCCGTTGCTGTTGAAGAACAGATTGCCCGATATGTGCCGACTTACGAAAAATTTGGCGTAACCTTTGGCCATTACGAATTATTCGATCGGAATGATTTACGGGGCAAGGCCCTTTTACTGCCCGTTAATTATCGCTTTCACCGCTTTTACAAAATGTTGAGTTTTGGCTACACCATCTATTTATCTGGCTGGGGAATGGAGCCCAATGCGCATCGACGTTTTGGCGTTAATGAAGTTATCCCCTTAAGCGACCATGCCGACTACCATCAGTTACTGGAACTGGCAGACGCCTTGAAACCGCAGGAAATTTACTGCACGCACGGTTTTCCGCAATTTGTTGAGGAACTACGCGCCGCCGGTCACAACGCCAGAACTCTGGAAGAAGCCTCCCCTTTACAGCATGATTTGTAATCTATTGCTTTTGACCACACTTGTATATTTAAGTGTAAGAGTTGGATGGTTGAATGGTTGTCGGCCTGTCATCTGAACGAAGCGAGAGCCGGAATCCACTGCAAAGTGAAAAGGATTCCCGCTTACGCGGGAATGACGTGGAAGGGGGGAAGGGATTCCTGCTTGCGCAGGAATGACTGTGGGGCTTGCGCGGGAAAGACTGCCACGGTGTCATTCCGGCCGAGCGTAGCGAAAGCCGGAATCCACTGCAAAGTGAAAAGGATTCCCGCTTGCGCGGGAATGACATGGAAGGGTGGAAGGGATTCCCGCTTGCGCGGGAATGACGTGGAAGGGGGGAAGGGATTCCTGCTTTCGCAGGAATGACGTGGGGCTTGCGCGGGAATGACTACCACGGCGTCATTCCGGCCGAGCGTAGCGAGAGCCGGAATCCACTGCAAAGTGAAAAGGATTCCCGCTTGCGCGGGAATGACATGGAAGGGTGGAAGGGATTCCCGCTTGCGCGGGAATGACGTGGAAGGGGGGAAGGGATTCCTGCTTTCGCAGGAATGACTGTGGGGCTTGCGCGGGAATGACTACCACGGCGTCATTCCGGCCGAGCGTAGCGAGAGCCGGAATCCACTGCAAAGTGAAAAGGATTCCCGCTTGCGCGGGAATGACATGGAAGGGTGGAAGGGATTCCCGCTTGCGCGGGAATGACGTGGAAGGGGGGATGACTGTTGGGCAGGGAGTGAGGGCTACCAAATGCTTGAATGCTCGCTCGCCAGTAACCAGCCCAGCAGCGCATGCCCCGCTCATTCAACCAAACGCCTATTGCAACTTTTCAGCAATGTGAATGATTTCCGAAAACGAGTCGGCTTTTAAACAGGCGCCACCCACCAGCGCGCCGTCAATATCCGGTTGACTCAAAAGTGATTCGGCGTTTGCGGGCTTTACGCTGCCACCGTATTGAATGACCATCTTTTCACCTATTTCGCTTCCGAACATCTCCGTAAGCAGCTGACGAATTTCCTGGTGCACCTGTTGCGCCTGTTCAGGCGTGGCCGTTTTGCCGGTGCCGATAGCCCAAACCGGTTCATAAGCCACAATCACTTTTTTCATCTGTTCGGCGCTTAAATCGGCAAAAGCGCCGCGAATCTGTCGGCTGACCACTTTTAAAGTAATATTGGCCTCCCGCTCTTCCAGGGTTTCGCCAACGCACACAATGGGCTTTAAACCGTTTTCCAGCGCGGCTTTCACTTTTTTATTAACGGTTTCATCGCTTTCGCCAAAATATTGCCGCCGTTCAGAGTGGCCAATAATCACATAATCCGCGCCCGTACTTTTGATCATGCCCGCGCTAATTTCTCCGGTAAAAGCGCCCTCTTTTTCCCAGAACATGTTCTGCGCCCCCAGATGAATTCTGGAGTCGCCAATAACTTCGTAAACCGGCGCAAGGGCGGTAAAAGGCGGACAAATGACGATCTGCGTTTTAGTTATGTCCATCGTTTTTATTCTCACCTGATTGGCCAGTTGCATGGCCTCACTATTGGTTTTGTGCATCTTCCAGTTTCCGGCGATTACGATCTGGCGTTTCATGAGTTATTCTCCTTGATTATGGTTGAATAGTTGAATGGTTGAATAGTTGAATGGTTGAATGGTTGAATGGTTAATGGGATGCGTGTGGCTTCCGGGATACATCATATTTTTCACCACATTAAGTTGAAAAAGATGTAGCCGTTTCTTTGCTCCTGGCGCCCTCATTTTCTTCTACCGTTCACTTTAATTTCAAGATTTAATCCGTCGTTTTTGCAGAATGCTTCCCCATTTGCTGCCAAAATTGTTTCAGCAAAATTTCGTCTGACGATTAAACACAAACGCATCGCCTCGCCAGGGCCATGCGCCCCTTCCCTTATTTCCACTTCCTGTTAAAATAAATCAGACGACCGATCGAAGAACGCCGGTCGTCTGATTTGTTTAAATATCTGTTGAATAAAAGTATTTTACGCTCAGGCATCGGTTAGCGCGGCAATACCCGGCAGTTCCTTCCCTTCCAGAAATTCCAGCGATGCGCCGCCGCCGGTGGAGATGTGCGTAAATTGGTCTTCCATGCCGAATTTGGCGATGGCCGCCGCTGAGTCGCCGCCTCCGATCACACTCACGGCGCCATTTTTCGTGGCCTGGGCGATGGCTTCGGCAATTTTACGCGTGCCTGTTTCAAAATTGGGCATTTCAAAAACGCCCAGCGGCCCGTTCCACACAATGGTTTTGGCTCTGGAAACTTCTTCCGCAAAAAGCTTGATGCTCTCCGGCCCGATGTCCATTCCCATGTAATCTGCGGGAATTTCCGTTACTTTAACCACCTTACGCACGGCATCATTATCAAACTTATCGGCCACCACTGCATCAACGGGCAATAACAGGTTGATGTTCTTCTCTTTGGCCTCTTTCAAAATTTGTCCGGCCATCTCGATGCGGTCTTCTTCCAGCAATGATTTTCCGATTTCATAGCCCTGCGCCTTATAAAAGGTGTAGGCCATGCCTCCGCCAATAATCAACGTGTCCACTTTGTTGAACAGATTTCTGATCACATCGATTTTGCCGGAGATTTTCGCCCCGCCTAAGATGGCCACAAACGGGCGCGTGGGATTTTCGATGGCCTGTCCCAGATATTTCAACTCTTTTTCTATCAGATAGCCGGCTGCGGCCTGTTTAAAATATCTGGTAACGCCCTCGGTCGAAGCATGAGCGCGATGCGCTGTGCCAAAAGCGTCATTGATGTAAAGATCGCAGCCTTCTGCCAGCTGACGGGCAAATTCCGGATCGTTTTCTGTTTCTTCTTTGTGAAAGCGTAAATTTTCCAGCAACAGCACTTCGCCCGGTTTAAGCTCGGCCTTCATCTTCTGCACTTCGGGACCAATACAATCGGGCGCCATTTTTACTTCAACATTTAACAGCTCACTTAACCGTTTGGCCACCGGTTTTAAGCGTAATTCTTCTTTAACCTGACCTTTCGGTCTTCCCAGATGGCTGCACAAAATGGCCGCTCCGCCGTCCTGCAGCACCTTTTTGATGGTCGGTAAAGAAGCCACAATGCGCCGATCATCGGTAATCTCGCCTTTTTCATTTAACGGCACGTTAAAATCGCAGCGGATTAAAACTTTTTTACCCTTCAAATCAAGCCGGTCTATGGTTAGTTTTTTCATCTTCCTTCTCCTGTCCGCTAATCCAACTAAAAAAAGAGAGGCAACTTAAAGCGCCTCTCCATTGTTTTGTTACATGCTGGCCATTTTTTTCAGCAAGTCCACGCAACGCACAGAGTAGCCCCATTCGTTATCGTACCAGCTTAACACTTTCACCATGTTGCCGTCCATAACCGTTGTGGAAAGGGCGTCAAAAATGCTGGAGTGCGGATTTCCAACGATATCCACAGAAACAATCGGGTCTTCGCAATATTCCAGAATGCCTTTCATGCTGCCTTCTGCGGCTTTTTTCATGGCGGCATTGACTTCTTCCACGGTAACCTCTTTTTCCAGTTCAGCTACCAGATCAACCAGAGAACCGTCCGGAGTGGGTACGCGCACAGCCATACCATCCAGTTTACCATTCAGTTCAGGAATTACTTTGCCGACCGCACGTGCGGCGCCAGTGGTGGTTGGAATCATGCTAACGGCGGCAGCGCGCGCGCGACGTAAATCTTTGTGCGGAAGATCCAGAATGCGTTGATCGTTGGTGTAAGCGTGAATGGTCGTCATTAATCCGCGTTTAATGCCGAATGTTTCCTGCAAAACTTTGGCTACCGGCGCAAGACAGTTGGTTGTGCACGATGCATTGGATACAATCGCATCTTCCGGACGAAGCTGATCGTCATTTACGCCCATAACGATGGTATTGTCGATTTCATCTTTTGCCGGAACGGTTAACAGCACCTTTTTAGCGCCGGCCTGTAAGTGTTTTGCTACTTTTTCACGCGTTCTGAAAACGCCGGTTGATTCTATTACATATTCAACGCCCAGCTCTTTCCAGGGCAATTCGGCGGGATCTTTTACTGCCAATACTTTGATTTTCTGATCTCCGGCAATAATGTAATCGCCGTCTGCTTTTACTTCAGCCGGAAATTTTCCGTGAACGGAATCGTATTTTAATAAATGTGCCAGCGTCTTGGCATCGGTCAAATCATTAATGGCAACAAATTCCACGTCTTTATCTTCAAAAGCTGCCTTAAAAACCAGACGCCCAATGCGTCCGAACCCATTGATCGCTACTTTGATACCCATCTTAGTCTCCTTTATTTTAGTTAAATGC
This sequence is a window from Caldithrix abyssi DSM 13497. Protein-coding genes within it:
- a CDS encoding MBL fold metallo-hydrolase RNA specificity domain-containing protein, which produces MTDWPRLFHFERDLHIPEIDLWLDSKRVKPFGFVSHAHTDHLARHKKILCTPPTAEFVQQRIKPTHYQPVEFGQELSVGDYKISLHPAGHILGSAQIKIQKNGISLLYTGDFRLHPSRTVEPFEYVQADVLIMETTFGQARYRMPSREEVEDRLIDRCKTLLAKNKTPIIFAYSLGKGQEALKILTDAQIPVAVEEQIARYVPTYEKFGVTFGHYELFDRNDLRGKALLLPVNYRFHRFYKMLSFGYTIYLSGWGMEPNAHRRFGVNEVIPLSDHADYHQLLELADALKPQEIYCTHGFPQFVEELRAAGHNARTLEEASPLQHDL
- the tpiA gene encoding triose-phosphate isomerase; translation: MKRQIVIAGNWKMHKTNSEAMQLANQVRIKTMDITKTQIVICPPFTALAPVYEVIGDSRIHLGAQNMFWEKEGAFTGEISAGMIKSTGADYVIIGHSERRQYFGESDETVNKKVKAALENGLKPIVCVGETLEEREANITLKVVSRQIRGAFADLSAEQMKKVIVAYEPVWAIGTGKTATPEQAQQVHQEIRQLLTEMFGSEIGEKMVIQYGGSVKPANAESLLSQPDIDGALVGGACLKADSFSEIIHIAEKLQ
- a CDS encoding phosphoglycerate kinase, encoding MKKLTIDRLDLKGKKVLIRCDFNVPLNEKGEITDDRRIVASLPTIKKVLQDGGAAILCSHLGRPKGQVKEELRLKPVAKRLSELLNVEVKMAPDCIGPEVQKMKAELKPGEVLLLENLRFHKEETENDPEFARQLAEGCDLYINDAFGTAHRAHASTEGVTRYFKQAAAGYLIEKELKYLGQAIENPTRPFVAILGGAKISGKIDVIRNLFNKVDTLIIGGGMAYTFYKAQGYEIGKSLLEEDRIEMAGQILKEAKEKNINLLLPVDAVVADKFDNDAVRKVVKVTEIPADYMGMDIGPESIKLFAEEVSRAKTIVWNGPLGVFEMPNFETGTRKIAEAIAQATKNGAVSVIGGGDSAAAIAKFGMEDQFTHISTGGGASLEFLEGKELPGIAALTDA
- the gap gene encoding type I glyceraldehyde-3-phosphate dehydrogenase — encoded protein: MGIKVAINGFGRIGRLVFKAAFEDKDVEFVAINDLTDAKTLAHLLKYDSVHGKFPAEVKADGDYIIAGDQKIKVLAVKDPAELPWKELGVEYVIESTGVFRTREKVAKHLQAGAKKVLLTVPAKDEIDNTIVMGVNDDQLRPEDAIVSNASCTTNCLAPVAKVLQETFGIKRGLMTTIHAYTNDQRILDLPHKDLRRARAAAVSMIPTTTGAARAVGKVIPELNGKLDGMAVRVPTPDGSLVDLVAELEKEVTVEEVNAAMKKAAEGSMKGILEYCEDPIVSVDIVGNPHSSIFDALSTTVMDGNMVKVLSWYDNEWGYSVRCVDLLKKMASM